From one Bacteroidales bacterium genomic stretch:
- a CDS encoding DUF2807 domain-containing protein, which yields MKNKLRILGLSLLTIMFLQTTLAATPGFGWIKGSGNVIEETRDVSGFHGIEVGGAFEVILIKANKEKVVLEIDDNLMPYVTTKVFGGVLEIDNKKDFRNPTELKVTIYYKSIDEIDLSGAASIYSEDVIKTESLEIEASGASDIELKLDVVFLEADFSGASKVEFSGRAESVEVETSGATVYRAIDLETKSCELDASGASVARIWATEELSLEASGASSVRYKGSPSIDLISVSGAASVRKY from the coding sequence ATGAAAAATAAACTTAGAATTTTAGGACTGAGTCTGTTAACTATAATGTTTTTACAGACAACATTAGCTGCTACTCCCGGTTTTGGCTGGATAAAAGGTAGTGGAAACGTAATTGAAGAAACCCGCGATGTTAGTGGTTTTCATGGCATCGAAGTTGGTGGAGCTTTCGAAGTAATTTTGATTAAAGCCAATAAAGAAAAAGTAGTTTTGGAAATAGATGATAACCTCATGCCTTACGTAACAACCAAAGTTTTTGGTGGCGTTTTGGAAATCGATAATAAAAAAGATTTCAGGAATCCAACGGAATTGAAAGTGACCATTTATTACAAATCCATTGATGAAATTGACCTTTCTGGAGCAGCCTCAATTTACAGTGAAGACGTAATAAAAACGGAATCACTAGAAATTGAAGCAAGCGGAGCTTCTGATATTGAGTTAAAATTAGACGTTGTATTTTTAGAAGCAGATTTTAGTGGAGCTTCAAAAGTAGAGTTCAGTGGCAGAGCCGAAAGCGTAGAAGTTGAAACTTCTGGTGCAACAGTTTACAGAGCCATTGATCTTGAAACAAAGAGTTGCGAGCTCGATGCTTCTGGTGCTTCTGTAGCTAGAATCTGGGCTACAGAAGAATTAAGTCTAGAAGCTTCTGGTGCTTCCAGCGTCAGGTACAAAGGCAGTCCAAGCATTGATCTTATCAGTGTTAGCGGAGCCGCTTCAGTTCGGAAATATTAA